A single genomic interval of Nonomuraea rubra harbors:
- a CDS encoding RNA polymerase sigma factor — translation MTGETIAATVPWTARAPGAQHETQHKTQHETLDDADAFAAVFDAYFGEIHTYVAQRLGPDHADDIVAETFLTAFRKRDRYDPSRAGVRAWLYGIATNLIGKHRRLEARTLRALGRFGPDTDAPGHDESVAVRVSAQSLRPELAAALAELDRRDRDVLLLVALAGLSHDEIATALGIPYGTVGSRLSRARKRLRGRLGEVRDDG, via the coding sequence ATGACGGGGGAGACCATCGCGGCCACGGTGCCCTGGACGGCCCGCGCGCCGGGGGCCCAGCACGAGACCCAGCACAAGACCCAGCACGAGACCCTGGACGACGCCGACGCGTTCGCCGCGGTGTTCGACGCGTACTTCGGCGAGATCCACACCTACGTCGCCCAGCGGCTCGGCCCCGACCACGCCGACGACATCGTGGCCGAGACGTTCCTCACCGCGTTCCGCAAGCGCGACCGCTACGATCCGTCCCGCGCGGGGGTGCGGGCCTGGCTGTACGGCATCGCCACGAACCTCATCGGCAAGCACCGCCGCCTGGAGGCCCGCACGCTGCGCGCTCTCGGCCGCTTCGGCCCCGACACCGACGCGCCGGGCCACGACGAGTCCGTGGCCGTACGCGTCAGCGCCCAGAGCCTGCGCCCCGAGCTGGCCGCCGCCCTGGCCGAGCTGGACCGGCGCGACCGCGACGTGCTGCTCCTGGTCGCCCTGGCCGGGCTCAGCCACGACGAGATCGCGACCGCGCTCGGCATCCCGTACGGCACCGTCGGCTCCCGCCTGAGCCGCGCCAGGAAGAGGCTGCGCGGCCGGCTCGGGGAGGTGCGCGACGATGGATGA
- a CDS encoding CU044_5270 family protein, which yields MDELLRDLYGKPQPGPHARTRVWRRITARRRRRRLAWPAAIAATAAALALFLLVPREQPMEAGRQILLTAATSAASSTSQGTYWHVRKLHDGVRETELWVTRQGRAWTAEQGRVTRVTGRSPFSMAGRDLTFAEIQALPADAAALRERVAAMLPAGSESLLADALGGLLWTKPSPPGVRAAAYRALADLPEVRYLGTDTDARGRAGEAFSFGLPSGVRRTLIIDPATSQVLSSEDGTRSELVLVAGWTDEGPR from the coding sequence ATGGATGAGCTGCTCCGCGACCTGTACGGCAAGCCACAGCCGGGCCCGCACGCCCGGACCAGGGTGTGGCGGCGGATCACGGCCCGCCGCCGGCGACGCCGGCTGGCCTGGCCGGCGGCGATCGCCGCCACCGCCGCGGCCCTCGCGCTGTTCCTGCTGGTCCCCCGCGAACAGCCCATGGAAGCGGGCAGGCAGATCCTCCTGACGGCCGCCACCTCCGCCGCGTCCTCCACCTCGCAGGGCACGTACTGGCACGTCAGGAAGCTGCACGACGGCGTCAGGGAGACCGAGCTCTGGGTCACCAGGCAGGGCCGGGCGTGGACCGCCGAGCAGGGCCGCGTCACCCGGGTCACCGGCCGCTCACCGTTCAGCATGGCCGGGCGCGACCTGACCTTCGCGGAGATCCAGGCCCTGCCTGCCGACGCCGCCGCGCTGCGCGAGCGGGTCGCCGCGATGTTGCCGGCAGGGTCGGAGTCGTTGCTCGCCGACGCGCTCGGCGGCCTGCTGTGGACCAAGCCGTCCCCGCCAGGCGTGCGCGCCGCCGCCTACCGCGCGCTCGCCGACCTGCCCGAGGTCCGCTACCTGGGCACGGACACGGACGCTCGGGGCCGCGCGGGTGAGGCGTTCTCCTTCGGCCTGCCCTCCGGCGTCCGCCGCACGCTGATCATCGACCCGGCCACCTCGCAGGTGCTGTCCAGCGAGGACGGCACGCGCTCCGAGCTCGTCCTCGTCGCCGGCTGGACCGACGAGGGCCCCCGCTAA
- a CDS encoding heparinase II/III domain-containing protein, whose translation MFWRARTTSGRAICLSDQFPAIKVEEVMEGLVTFVKLPPVRLGTPIDWTANPHGNRSWALHLHTLRWMGRLVAAYERSGDTALLDRARAITGDWIGANPRGGPGTSPWAWAEHAVALRAPALVCLSEHVHTRELWDSLAEHGEVLADQSLYREGHNHGLDQDIALLVVGCRLGRARWRDLAVRRMTASAEQAVDAQGVLHEQAPRYGLYVHRRLGVALRAIRESGAEVPERLLARRRALESYVAHATQPDGHLVPIGDSPADARADGFPHEGPVVRVFDGGYVFGRSAWDDPMAAYYSIRFGPGRRLHGHEDHLGVTYFAQGRRILVEAGFHSYERTGYADWTRSHEAHNVPVPTSGTFRPGTPTRLLHSSIGPSSQSYELADDAYGMTRTRRVLVGHAPDMMAVHDSVPTGALRSLWHFDPALRVLSRRGGTVVLGDGDGFTVSLLHLPGQGQAVRPSLLSTGYLRTAEGVTVVSPEAPSVLTVITVNPSPGD comes from the coding sequence GTGTTCTGGCGTGCCCGGACGACCTCAGGCAGGGCCATCTGCCTGAGTGACCAGTTCCCAGCGATCAAGGTGGAGGAGGTGATGGAGGGCCTGGTGACGTTCGTGAAACTGCCGCCCGTGCGGCTCGGCACGCCGATCGACTGGACCGCGAACCCGCACGGCAACCGCTCCTGGGCGCTGCACCTGCACACGCTGCGCTGGATGGGCCGCCTGGTCGCCGCCTACGAACGGTCGGGCGACACGGCGTTGCTCGACCGCGCCCGCGCCATCACCGGCGACTGGATCGGCGCGAACCCCAGAGGCGGCCCCGGCACCAGCCCCTGGGCGTGGGCCGAGCACGCGGTCGCGCTGCGCGCCCCCGCACTGGTGTGCCTGAGCGAGCACGTGCACACCAGGGAGCTGTGGGACAGCCTGGCCGAGCACGGCGAGGTCCTGGCCGACCAGTCCTTGTACCGCGAGGGCCACAACCACGGCCTCGACCAGGACATCGCGCTGCTCGTCGTCGGCTGCCGCCTGGGCCGGGCGCGCTGGCGGGACCTGGCCGTACGCAGGATGACGGCCTCGGCCGAGCAGGCCGTCGACGCCCAGGGCGTCCTGCACGAGCAGGCCCCGCGCTACGGCCTGTACGTGCACCGCCGCCTCGGCGTCGCCCTGCGCGCGATCCGCGAGAGCGGGGCGGAGGTCCCCGAGCGGCTGCTGGCCAGGCGGCGGGCGCTGGAGTCGTACGTGGCCCACGCCACCCAGCCGGACGGCCACCTCGTCCCCATCGGCGACAGCCCGGCCGACGCGCGCGCGGACGGGTTCCCGCACGAGGGGCCGGTGGTGCGGGTCTTCGACGGGGGATACGTGTTCGGCAGGAGCGCCTGGGACGACCCCATGGCCGCGTACTACTCGATCAGGTTCGGCCCGGGCAGGCGGCTGCACGGCCACGAGGACCACCTGGGCGTGACCTACTTCGCGCAGGGCCGCCGCATCCTCGTGGAGGCCGGCTTCCACTCCTACGAACGGACCGGCTACGCGGACTGGACCCGCTCCCACGAAGCCCACAACGTGCCCGTCCCCACCTCCGGCACGTTCCGCCCCGGCACGCCCACGCGCCTCCTGCACTCGTCCATCGGCCCGTCGAGCCAGTCGTACGAGCTGGCCGACGACGCCTACGGGATGACGCGGACGCGGCGCGTGCTGGTCGGCCACGCCCCGGACATGATGGCCGTGCACGACAGCGTCCCCACGGGCGCCCTGCGCAGCCTGTGGCACTTCGACCCGGCGCTCAGGGTGCTGTCACGGCGCGGCGGGACGGTGGTGCTGGGGGACGGCGACGGCTTCACGGTCTCGCTGCTCCACCTCCCCGGGCAGGGCCAGGCGGTGCGGCCCTCGCTGCTCTCGACCGGCTACCTGCGGACCGCCGAGGGCGTCACCGTCGTGTCCCCCGAAGCGCCGAGCGTGCTGACCGTGATCACGGTGAACCCGTCCCCGGGGGACTAG
- a CDS encoding IclR family transcriptional regulator, with protein sequence MKNKPLYALGSVDNALLVLHMLRDRGRLTVTDVAGELGIARSTAHRLLAMLVYRDFAVQDEQHTYLPGPFLAATPSVPGGPALRELRARTRPAMEALRARTQETVNLVVRVGTEVRFLDSAESPQVPHVGDRRGTILPAHLASGGKALLAALPPDHVRDLYADLPARDRAILTQELAEVRARGHALNIEGTEQGVSAIGAALRNGRGSAVGALSISVPSARFGPERVAAYAEELRRAVAEAEHSLAGFPG encoded by the coding sequence GTGAAGAACAAGCCCCTCTACGCGCTGGGCTCGGTGGACAACGCGCTGCTCGTCCTGCACATGCTGCGCGACCGGGGCCGGCTCACGGTCACGGACGTGGCCGGCGAGCTGGGCATCGCCCGCTCGACCGCGCACCGGCTGCTGGCGATGCTGGTCTACCGCGACTTCGCCGTACAGGACGAGCAGCACACGTACCTGCCTGGGCCGTTCCTCGCCGCCACCCCGTCCGTCCCCGGCGGCCCCGCCCTGCGCGAGCTGCGCGCCCGCACCCGTCCCGCCATGGAGGCGCTCCGCGCCCGCACCCAGGAGACGGTGAACCTGGTGGTCAGGGTGGGCACGGAGGTCCGCTTCCTGGACAGCGCGGAATCCCCGCAGGTCCCGCACGTGGGCGACCGGCGCGGCACCATCCTGCCCGCCCACCTCGCCTCCGGCGGCAAGGCCCTCCTCGCGGCCCTGCCCCCCGACCACGTCCGGGACCTCTACGCGGACCTCCCCGCCAGGGACCGCGCGATCCTGACCCAGGAGCTGGCCGAGGTCCGCGCCCGTGGCCATGCGCTCAACATCGAGGGCACGGAGCAGGGCGTCTCCGCCATCGGCGCCGCCCTGCGCAACGGGCGCGGCTCCGCCGTGGGGGCGTTGTCGATCTCGGTGCCGTCGGCCAGGTTCGGGCCTGAGCGGGTGGCGGCGTACGCGGAGGAGCTCCGGCGCGCCGTCGCGGAGGCCGAGCATTCACTGGCCGGGTTTCCCGGCTGA